The Deltaproteobacteria bacterium genome contains the following window.
GTGGAGGTCCTCGATCTGGGAGGCCAGGACATTCAGGCCGGACATTTCGGCCAGCCGACGGTGGCCGATGGCGGCCGAACCCGGGATTTGCCCGGCCAACCTGGCCGCGGCAGCCGTGCTCTCGGCTGGAACCAAGCTGGCCTGAGGCAGGGTGTTCCGGAGCCAGGCTGAACACTGGGCCAGGGCCTGGGGGTGGGAGTGAACGACCTTCACTGAGGCCAGATCCGTTTCGGGACTCATGAGACAATGGCTGATCCGGCAGTAGATTTCGGCCTGGATGAAGACGTCAAATCGCAGGAACAGGTCCAAACTCTGACCGACGCTGCCCTGTAGGGAGTTCTCAAGGGGGATGACCCCGAGCTCGGCGTCCCCCCGGGACACGGCCCGGAACACCTCTTCCAGATCCCGCTGGGGTTCAAAATCTTGGCTGTGGCCCAGGTATTCCAGGCCGGCGAAATAGGAGAAGGTTCCCTCGGGTCCGAGGTATACCACCTTCTGGGCCCGCTGGAGGCGTCGGGAGGATGACAGGATTTCCCGGTAGATGTGCCGGAGGTGGTCGTCCGGGAGATGGGTGCGGTGGCAGGCGAGAAGCCGGCCCATGACTTCCTTTTCCCGGAAGGGTTTGAAAACGGTTTCTCGGCTGTCGGACTTGATGGCCCCGACCTGCCGGCTGAGACCGGCCCGTTCGTCGAGGAGTGCCAGCAGGGCCTCGTCCACCCGGTCGATGCGTTGCCGGATGTCGTCCAGGGACGTCTCGGATCTCGAGTGTTCTGGGGTGGAATTCATTCGTGTATCTCTTCCTTGATGCGCATGCCGAAATGTCTGCCGGCCTGATCCAGACGGCAGAGGATCTCGTCCCCGGGCTTGAGGG
Protein-coding sequences here:
- the pheA gene encoding prephenate dehydratase — translated: MNSTPEHSRSETSLDDIRQRIDRVDEALLALLDERAGLSRQVGAIKSDSRETVFKPFREKEVMGRLLACHRTHLPDDHLRHIYREILSSSRRLQRAQKVVYLGPEGTFSYFAGLEYLGHSQDFEPQRDLEEVFRAVSRGDAELGVIPLENSLQGSVGQSLDLFLRFDVFIQAEIYCRISHCLMSPETDLASVKVVHSHPQALAQCSAWLRNTLPQASLVPAESTAAAARLAGQIPGSAAIGHRRLAEMSGLNVLASQIEDLHDNWTRFLVIGSVPPREGNRDKTSLVFTLPDTPGSLVAVLQLLAGEGINLKKLESRPLRSEKWKYVFFMDVECDLGRNSYTDLLKRLAA